In Oryza brachyantha chromosome 1, ObraRS2, whole genome shotgun sequence, the following are encoded in one genomic region:
- the LOC102713787 gene encoding protein VACUOLELESS1 has product MSSSVSVAAEWDLLSDRFYRRIAVYSPLPWSPPPATAASSSSGGGGGGGSGGVLGRLDLSTHIVAAAPFGGPIAAVRDDSKIVQLHSEPSRRRLLLFSSSGHPIASSPWPPQLPRLHSLAFSSSLNLVALLSDGSLLRFRLPDLKPNPSSIPVPLLPPSSGGVADAAFWGGGVVVLTEDNRVVVTTDIDAADPHPRELPDPSVGPDEQVLCMAVVEPQFVMSGSPEVLLAVGGRVLVVDEDGVQTLGEGLEIGPVQKMAVSPNGKLLAAFAHDGRLLVIPTDFSRIIFEYECDSALPPDQIAWCGLDSVLLYWSEVLLMVGPNGDPVLYNYDEPIKLIPECDGVRILSNSSMEFLHRVPDSTTLIFGIGSMSPAALLYDARDHYDKQSAKAYDNYQLISSSLPEAIEACIDAAGHEFDVSRQHSLLRAASYGLAFCSQFPHERFQEMCKTLRVLNSVRDPQIGMPLTIQQYKLLTAPVLIGRLINANQHLLALRISEYLNLNPEVVIMHWACEKITASASIPDTVLLEALLDKLRLCKSISYAAVAAHADNSGRRKLAAMLVDHESQSSKQIPLLLSIDEQDKALSKAIESGDTDLVYLVLFHIWQKVAVEKGAPLDFFGLINARPLARDLFIAYARHSKHEALKDFFLSTGKLQDVAFLILKESRELERNPMASKGSPLHGPQVRLIDQARKLFADTKENVFESKASEEHAKLLRSQHELEVSTKQAIFVGSSVSDTIKTCIAMGNERAALKVKTDFKVPDKRWYWLKSCALATVGNWDALEKFSKEKRPPGGYKPFVEACIDAGQKTEAVKYIPKLTDPRERSEAYARIKMAKEAAEAASQVKDSDELFGRLKLTLAQNTAAASIFDTLRDRLSFQGTY; this is encoded by the exons atgtcctcctccgtctccgtcgcGGCGGAGTGGGACCTCCTCTCCGACCGGTTCTACCGCCGCATTGCCGTCTACTCCCCGCTGCCCTGGTCGCCCCCACCCGCCACAGCGGCCTCTTcgtcctccggcggcggcggcggcgggggcagcGGTGGCGTGCTCGGCCGCCTTGACCTGTCCACGCACATCGTCGCAGCGGCGCCGTTCGGTGGCCCGATCGCGGCCGTCCGCGACGACTCCAAGATCGTGCAGCTCCACTCCgagccgtcgcgccgccgcctactcctcttctcttcctccGGCCACCCCATCGCGTCCTCCCCCTGGCCGCCCCAACTCCCCCGCCTCCACTCGCTCGCGTTCTCCAGCTCCCTCAACCTCGTCGCGCTGCTCTCCGAtggctccctcctccgcttccGCCTCCCCGATCTGAAGCCCAACCCTAGCTCCATCCCCGTGCCCCTGCTTCCCCCCTCCTCCGGAGGCGTTGCTGACGCTGCCTTCTGGGGAGGTGGCGTAGTTGTTCTCACGGAGGACAACCGCGTCGTGGTGACCACGGACATCGACGCCGCCGATCCTCACCCACGCGAGCTACCCGACCCGAGCGTTGGTCCGGACGAACAGGTGCTGTGCATGGCTGTGGTAGAGCCGCAATTCGTCATGTCTGGGAGCCCAGAGGTCTTGCTTGCGGTCGGTGGTCGAGTGTTGGTTGTTGATGAAGATGGCGTGCAGACACTCGGCGAGGGGCTTGAGATTGGACCCGTGCAGAAGATGGCAGTTTCACCCAATGGGAAACTGCTTGCAGCATTTGCACACGATGGGCGCCTGCTTGTCATCCCCACGGACTTCTCCAGGATCATCTTTGAGTATGAGTGCGAT TCTGCATTACCACCGGATCAAATAGCTTGGTGCGGATTGGACAGCGTGCTCCTTTACTGGTCAGAAGTACTTCTGATGGTTGGTCCAAATGGAGATCCGGTGCTGTATAATTATGATGAacccataaaactcatcccaGAGTGTGATGGCGTCCGAATCCTCTCAAATTCAAGTATGGAATTTCTACACCGCGTCCCAGATTCCACAACGTTAATTTTTGGCATTGGAAGCATGTCCCCAGCAGCATTGCTGTATGATGCTAGAGATCACTATGACAAACAAAGCGCCAAG GCATATGATAATTATCAGCTAATATCGTCTTCCTTGCCTGAGGCAATTGAGGCATGTATAGACGCTGCTGGTCATGAGTTTGATGTTTCACGCCAACATTCATTACTGAGAGCTGCTTCTTACGGCCTGGCTTTCTGcag TCAATTTCCACATGAACGCTTTCAAGAAATGTGCAAAACATTACGTGTTCTCAATTCTGTTCGTGATCCTCAGATTGGGATGCCACTTACCATTCAGCAGTACAAG CTGCTTACTGCACCAGTGCTCATTGGACGTCTGATTAACGCCAACCAGCACCTGTTGGCGCTTCGCATTTCTGAGTACCTTAACCTGAATCCG GAGGTCGTGATTATGCACTGGGCATGTGAGAAAATAACAGCATCAGCATCTATTCCAGATACAGTCCTTCTTGAGGCCTTGCTCGACAAG CTCAGGCTATGCAAAAGCATATCATATGCTGCAGTAGCAGCTCATGCAGATAACAGTGGCAGGCGGAAGTTGGCTGCGATGCTTGTTGACCATGAGTCTCAATCCTCAAAGCAG ATTCCCTTGCTGCTAAGCATTGATGAACAAGACAAGGCGTTATCAAAGGCAATTGAGAGTGGGGATACCGATCTTGTGTACCTTGTGCTTTTCCATATCTGGCAGAAGGTAGCTGTAGAAAAG GGTGCTCCATTGGATTTTTTTGGCCTAATCAATGCAAGGCCGTTGGCTCGCGATTTGTTTATAGCATATGCAAG GCATTCTAAGCATGAAGCTTTAAAGGACTTCTTTCTATCAACAGGGAAACTTCAG GATGTTGCCTTTCTTATATTGAAAGAGTCAAGGGAATTGGAGAGGAATCCAATGGCAAGCAAGGGATCTCCCCTTCATGGTCCACAAGTTAGGCTCATTGATCAGGCCCGTAAACTTTTTGCTGACACCAAGGAAAATGTTTTTGAATCCAAAGCTTCTGAAGAGCATGCGAAATTGTTAAg ATCACAACATGAGCTAGAAGTTTCGACAAAACAAGCTATATTTGTCGGTTCTAGTGTGAGCGATACAATCAAAACATGTATTGCCATGGGAAATGAACGAGCTGCACTCAAAGTGAAGACAGACTTCAAg GTTCCTGATAAGAGGTGGTACTGGCTCAAATCCTGTGCTTTAGCTACGGTTGGGAACTGGGATGCATTGGAAAAGTTTTCGAAAGAGAAGAGGCCACCAGGAG GCTATAAACCTTTCGTGGAAGCATGTATTGATGCTGGTCAAAAAACTGAAGCTGTCAAGTACATTCCGAAGTTGACAGATCCTCGTGAACGATCTGAG GCATATGCACGAATCAAGATGGCAAAGGAAGCTGCAGAGGCAGCTTCACAGGTCAAAGATAGCGATGAGCTATTTGGTCGCCTAAAGCTCACACTGGCGCAGAATACAGCGGCAGCTTCAATTTTCGATACGTTACGGGATCGGCTATCCTTCCAAGGAACATATTGA
- the LOC121054983 gene encoding NAC domain-containing protein 96-like, whose amino-acid sequence MAAASRSHRRCSAPRRRDDEMEVHPSEQELVETYLRPRVVSGDKGSSVSGFVHEADVYSADPAELTRRFTPAVARSNGDEAWYFFSAVRGLKGGRRRRARTVGDGAGWWHSEAGARPVLGASGRILGHRQSFSFITKDDDGKRVRSGWLMVEFGVDDDEELVLSKDILMPSPPRSPPPRSPSPRREPIDMPEIREFFTRGPYRGSPPPRPYYDPPLMAPVDDDKQQQLANQDADYSHCD is encoded by the exons atggccgccgcctcccgctccCACCGCCGGTgcagcgcgccgcgccgcaggGACGACGAGATGGAGGTCCACCCTTCCGAGCAGGAGCTCGTCGAGACGTACCTCCGCCCCCGGGTCGTCTCCGGCGACAAGGGGTCGAGCGTGAGCGGGTTCGTCCACGAGGCCGACGTGTACTCCGCCGACCCCGCCGAGCTCACCAGGCGGTTCACGCCGGCGGTCGCGAGGAGCAACGGCGACGAGGCGTGGTACTTCTTCAGCGCCGTGAGGGGTCTCAAGGGAGGGCGCAGACGCAGGGCGCGGACGGTGGGCGACGGGGCCGGGTGGTGGCACTCGGAGGCCGGCGCCAGGCCCGTGCTCGGCGCCTCCGGCCGGATCCTAGGGCACCGGCAGAGCTTCTCGTTCATCACGAAGGACGATGACGGCAAGCGTGTCCGGTCGGGGTGGCTGATGGTGGAGTtcggcgtcgacgacgacgaggagctggTCCTGAGCAAG GACATCCTGATGCCGTCCCCGcctcgctcgccgcctccccggagcccgagcccgcgccggGAGCCGATCGACATGCCGGAGATCAGGGAGTTCTTCACGCGCGGACCGTACCGcggctcccctccgccgcgcccgtaCTACGACCCGCCACTGATGGCGCccgtcgacgacgacaagcagcagcagctcgccAATCAGGACGCAGATTACAGCCAC TGTGATTAG
- the LOC102721594 gene encoding 60S ribosomal protein L18a-like, protein MVAFRFHQYQVVGRALPTPGDEHPKIYRMKLWATNEVRAKSKFWYFLRKLKKVKKSNGQMLAINEIFERNPTTIKNYGIWLRYQSRTGYHNMYKEYRDTTLNGAVEQMYTEMASRHRVRFPCIQIIKTATVHFKLCKRDNTKQFHNASIKFPLVYRKVRPPTRKLKTTFKASRPNLFM, encoded by the exons ATGGTGGCCTTCAGG TTCCATCAGTACCAGGTGGTGGGGCGCGCGCTGCCGACCCCCGGCGACGAGCACCCCAAGATCTACCGGATGAAGCTCTGGGCCACCAACGAGGTCCGCGCCAAGAGCAAGTTCTG GTACTTCCTGAGGAAGCTGAAGAAGGTGAAGAAGAGCAACGGGCAGATGCTCGCCATCAACGAG ATCTTTGAGCGTAACCCAACCACGATCAAGAACTATGGTATCTGGCTGCGTTACCAGAGCAGAACCGGCTACCACAACATGTACAAGGAGTACCGTGACACCACATTGAATGGTGCCGTGGAACAGATGTACACTGAGATGGCTTCTCGCCACCGTGTGAGATTCCCTTGCATTCAGATCATCAAGACCGCAACGGTCCACTTCAAGCTCTGCAAGAGAGACAACACCAAGCAGTTCCACAACGCAAGCATCAAGTTCCCCCTAGTGTACCGCAAGGTCAGGCCACCAACCAGGAAGCTGAAGACCACGTTCAAGGCGTCGAGGCCAAACTTGTTCATGTGA
- the LOC102721877 gene encoding 60S ribosomal protein L18a-like protein: MTCRNREPQKIIPVSLVSPGRNYPRRGGRLKIPDETHEQTFPHRAMAGEMPDADGKPSSASSGFPPSAPPQPPQHQYGTFGAPPPATGELPQPAVGFPQPAPPPGFRHYPPPPPASYAVYPPPQTYTAAAPYYAQGYQAVQGYIPVVEGRPVRMQRLPCCGLGMGWFLFIIGFFLAAIPWYVGAFVLICVRVHDYREKPGYVACTIAALLAAIAVLLGLTKGEDIW, from the exons ATGACC TGTCGTAACAGAGAACCCCAAAAAATCATTCCAGTCTCTCTCGTCTCTCCGGGAAGAAATTACCCGCGTCGCGGTGGCCGCCTCAAAATCCCAGACGAGACGCACGAGCAAACCTTCCCCCACCGCGCTATGGCCGGCGAGATGCCTGACGCCGACGGCAAGCCCAGCTCCGCCTCATCGGGGTtcccgccgtcggcgccgccacaACCGCCGCAGCACCAGTACGGCACCTTCGGGGCCCCGCCACCCGCCACAGGCGAGCTGCCGCAGCCGGCGGTCGGGTTCCCCCAGCCGGCCCCGCCACCTGGGTTCCGGCactacccgccgccgccaccggcgtcCTACGCGGTCTACCCTCCTCCGCAGACGTacacggccgccgcgccgtacTACGCCCAGGGCTACCAGGCCGTGCAAG GTTACATTCCTGTTGTTGAAGGAAGGCCTGTGAGAATGCAACGCCTTCCATGCTGTGGCCTTGGCATGGGTTGGTTCCT GTTTATTATTGGCTTCTTCCTTGCTGCCATTCCATGGTATGTTGGAGCTTTCGTTCTGATCTGCGTCCGAGTACATGATTACAGGGAGAAACCTGGATATGTTGCTTGTACTATTGCT GCTTTGCTTGCTGCCATTGCTGTTCTGCTTGGTCTCACGAAAGGAGAAGATATTTGGTGA